The following are encoded in a window of Arctopsyche grandis isolate Sample6627 chromosome 2, ASM5162203v2, whole genome shotgun sequence genomic DNA:
- the LOC143922160 gene encoding sodium/potassium/calcium exchanger 5-like: MCTYLIYTLIYIYIYQFQEILRQSAESFWPIRSKLGTFTTMASVSRRLFRQKHRDLILVVRCFFFVGVPLTYLVIAGNTNIPEVEHKDSHLRHLLQELESENNCTPAAILDFPPDGFTREQRQNGWIALHVLVSCYAFALLAIVCDDYFVPSIEKICQKLQMTEDVAGATFMAIASSSPELFINTVGTFVTEGDLGVGTIVGSAVFNILAVPACCGLLAGQVIDLDWWAVSRDSFMYGVAVIALIFTLQDERVMWYEAAILVVAYSLYILAMYFNKPMSNMMRRNCCSVKKHNVYTEITPLLLSEEQNFSPKADLIENGTKNDDNNNNQDHEKEKKIEETEEGSIWSWPDDSSCFGKLFFVFTWPIRFILWMTIPNCRKYSKLFFITFFMCIVWIGFTSYFVAWLITVIGDTINIPDSVMGLTFLAAGTSVPEAVSSVIVTNQGHGSMGISSSIGSNTFDILLCLGLPWFIKATFYPTVPGEFWVNINSKGLTYSAISLLSTLLGLYGSFACNKFRLDWKIGLTCTFMYIAFLTSASLIELNVFFPVNLPTCSH; this comes from the exons ATGTGCACTTATCTTATTTatacactcatatatatatatatatatcaattccAGGAGATTTTGCGCCAATCGGCCGAATCTTTCTGGCCGATTCGCAGTAAATTGGGGACATTCACGACAATGGCCAGCGTTTCCAGGAGACTTTTCCGGCAAAAGCACAGAGATCTCATACTAGTGGTCAGGTGTTTTTTCTTCGTTGGAGTTCCCCTCACTTATTTGGTCATCGCTGGAAACACAAATATCCCCGAAGTGGAACATAAAG attcgCATTTACGACATCTATTACAGGAATTGGAAAGTGAAAATAATTGCACACCAGCTGCTATATTGGATTTTCCTCCGGACGGCTTTACTAGAGAGCAGAgacaaaat GGATGGATTGCTCTTCATGTGTTAGTATCATGCTATGCATTCGCTTTGCTGGCTATTGTGTGTGATGACTATTTTGTACCATCCATAGAAAAGATATGTCAAA aattacaGATGACCGAAGATGTAGCTGGAGCAACGTTTATGGCTATTGCTAGTTCAAGTCCAGAATTGTTTATAAACACAGTAGGGACATTTGTAACAGAAGGAGATCTTGGTGTTGGAACGATCGTCGGCTCAGCTGTTTTCAATATTCTAGCAGTTCCGGCTTGCTGCGGACTGCTTGCTggacaa GTGATAGATTTAGATTGGTGGGCTGTTTCTAGAGACTCGTTCATGTATGGAGTGGCCGTCATAGCATTGATATTCACACTGCAAGATGAACGAGTTATGTGGTACGAAGCAGCAATTTTAGTCGTTGCctatagtttatatattttag ctatgtattttaataaaccgATGAGTAATATGATGAGGCGAAATTGCTGCAGTGTTAAAAAGCATAATGTGTATACAGAAATTACTCCTTTATTATTATCAG aagAGCAGAATTTCTCTCCTAAAgctgatttaattgaaaatggaaCTAAAAAcgacgataataataataatcaggatcatgaaaaggaaaaaaagaTAGAAGAAACAG aagAAGGTAGCATATGGAGTTGGCCTGATGATTCTTCTTGCTtcggaaaattattttttgtctttacATGGCCGATTAGATTTATTTTGTGGATGACTATTCCAAATTGTCGCAAATATAGTAAACTGTTTTTCATTACATTCTTTATGTGTATTGTATGGATTGGATTCACATCTTATTTTGTTGCGTGGCTGATAACAGTTATTG GTGATACTATAAACATACCTGATTCTGTGATGGGTCTCACTTTCTTAGCGGCAGGAACAAGTGTGCCCGAAGCTGTTTCATCTGTGATTGTTACAAATCAGG GTCATGGATCAATGGGAATCAGCAGTTCTATTGGATCAAACACTTTCGACATTCTCTTATGTTTAGGTTTACCATGGTTCATTAAAGCTACATTTTATCCAACTGTGCCTGGAGAattttgg GTGAATATAAATTCTAAAGGATTGACTTACAGTGCTATATCTTTGTTATCCACTCTTCTGGGTCTGTATGGATCTTTCGCTTGTAATAAGTTTCGATTGGATTGGAAAATTGGATTAacttgtacatttatgtatatcgcTTTCTTGACTTCGGCTAGCTTGATTGAATTGAATGTGTTTTTCCCCGTTAATTTACCGACGTGTAGTCATTAG